tacaacttgtccGTTATTATGGAATCGAATGCTCGTcggtattgtaatgtaatgctcaaggTCGAATCtaaaaatgttacattacaagtgaatgctcgcggtgagggagCAACATAAGTCTATCACGCCTGAGAactacattttattaaatagaCAGAGATTCTATATTAATCTAAACTGATCTAATTGAGACTATTATAACAATGTTCGGAGACCTGAAGGATGTGGTCTCAGCATGTTAGCCAGCAGAACCTCAGAGAAGATTGCTCTACCcattgcctttagatgttgtggcATGGACTTGTAGGAGAGCAGGGGTCACCcaagtttttttaaaatgaaataagggggcaaacgagcaagcgggtcacctgatagaaagcaatttccgagctgcagctgcgttgccggcctttaaagagggaatagggttatagggggaggggagtagggatgggaagggaatagggtagggtattgagcctccggtaaactcactcactcggcgaaacacagtgcaagcgcagtttcacgccggctttctgtgagaacgtggtatttctccggtcgagccggtccatgtATAAGCTGGGTGATCTCTGAGAATTGGTGAACGTATCAGATAGTTTATAATGTTTTCTAACCATAATTTTCCTAAGGGCTTCCTTCCTTCCTCGGCGAATTAGGGGTAGACTCAAGAAAAGGTGGCGATGAGCTAGACGCTGTAGATTAAGAGTGGCCAAATACAGCGAAGGATAGAGACTTGCAGTGaaaggaaagaggggaggcctttgcctacTTCcggctattaataataataatcttccTTGTTCCAGATTCGATTCCGTGGGGCATATGATGGTCTGACATGTCTCGGGCGCGGGAGCAGCGCGCGCTGCACGACTTCGACCAGCTGGCGGGGCTGCGGCGCTCGTATGCGCTGGAGCACCTGGCCACCTTCACTGTCACCCGGGAGACAGGCATCGTCTACCCCGCGGATGGCATGAGAAGGCTGCTGCAGCTGGAGAAGACTAATGGTAAGTTCTATAACCCCTACTTAAGTGTCTACTGACGTTCAACTTTAAACAGCGGAGCTGGAAATCAGCCAAAGCATGGCGCTTGCATGCCTTATTTTACCTTACCAGTAATTTACTGTAAGACGTATGTGAAATCCATTCGTGTCTGATGAAGAACTTCTCTGTCGAGATTATCAAATGCGTCTTGACTAAAGGCCTGCCTTCGTTTATTACAATTCACAACGACCTATGTATTGAGATTTAACAAAAGCGTTGCTAAATGACATACGTTTCGCCGTGTAAATTAAGCTATGCTGAAAACTCGTAATGATTTTTTGGACTTAGTCATTGGTCGGAATTAAacataatagctcccacaccggtttcggtgacggtggccggtttcattgaaaccaggccagctacgcaggagtaattttatagtgcccaagtgtgtgcgcagtacacaagtgcactctctattcctttactctcataacccagtgggacggaagaccgacacgaccggcgagagatcaggcgcaggaccgactttttacatacctaTTCGaaacatggatcatcttacttgtcagacaatcaggtgatcagcctgcattgtcctaaccaaacttggaattaacatgtttccaacgcgggaatcgaacccacgacctccgagtcaagagccgcgctctataccactagaccacggaggcgtttaattTACAATATATCCACAAACAAGTCACCAAGACCTTAAACTCATCTTTAGATTTTGTATCACTAGGTAATAAGTGGCCATGCAATGTTCTAAATAAACTTAGCATGCTTGTGTAATTGTGACTGTCCTTAGAGAGTGCTAAGGTATTCAGTAAACATCTTTCACTGGCCACTGCTGGCTTTCCTCCAATGTGCTAAAGAGAAAACTTTTAGAAAATATTTAGTATAGACTTTCATATAAGCTCATTTGACCCACAAGAAAGCGATCGGCCGACATGAAAATGAGAAAATGTTAATGTCCATACCCATCTTTACGGAAGgtgctatataatatatactatgttTCTTTGCCACATTTCATATACTTTAGCATGATAAACTTTATGGACTAGCTGTTTAATAAACATAAGGTGCAATGATATGTATACATTTCTATTGCATCCAATGGGAAGCAATAGTTTAACTATAGGTATTACAATTCACATTTCTGATTAGTTAAAActagttttgataaataattttcccgaCGTCGAGAAAGAGTGAGATCATTTTCTACCTGTATCTAAACATTGTCACAAGAAACTTCACTAGTTATGTTGAAGacaatttgaattttgagatctgaaaaaatattttttgtttcaggaaTATGGAGCCAAAAAATGCAGTTATGTTTAGAGGATCAGTGGGTGCTTGTCATGGACTACGAGACCgcggtaaaatattattattattatatctagttGTTAGACGTGGGAAATTGAATCtgttaggtaggtacttataaaaTTTTCCTAGATTCCGTAGACATTAAAGAAAATCCTACTAAAACTTCCTATCTGTGTAAGAAAtcgtaatttttgttttaatttaattttaaatcacaGCAGCTTTAGAACTTGTTAAAAccgaaacaaaaaaacaaatactTCAATTTACATAAGTAGGTTATAGGTATCCAGATTCCAGATATAAGACCTAACGTTATCGGAACGAGTAATGTGCTGACGTGATTAGGCAGCTGGGCTTCGCCTGGCCTATGTTATTTGGTTGGGTTTTGACAAATAACATAGGTGCAccgcctatgaataaatttcttcgatcATTTACCTCAACCCTCGCTAACTTCTCTCCAGTCGGTGATGGAGCGCTTTCCGGCGGCGTGGGTCCACTCCCCTACCGCGTTCACCTCCCCCGAGCCCGCGGAGCTGTACAATAACGTGCTGGCCTTCGTGGTGGGAGACCCCGATGCTGGAGCGCCAGGCGCGCGCCGCGAGCTGCACATCTTCCAGTGCCATGACGTCGCCGCGCAGACGCTCGTCGAGGAGCTCAACGCGCTCAAGTGAGTACAACACTCTCACAGagatagagagagagagacacacacacatacagacacactCATATCAgacactatcagagaagtttaatcctaggcagatgggtacttacgtagtttggtcgcgttacgtcaaacccagccgacagatcacaatcatgttgacatgatccgaccaaatgacgttgatctgtcaactgcctaggaatcaatttcctcgattgtacaatacacaatacacataatattacactctctagtctctacatacctaaaaaatacgtgtggcactcggggactgaaGCGGTAAAGCTATTTGCATAGCATTTCTTATCAACTtaagcaattataattcgcatacgtctaatCGCACGCACataacaccgtgccgaagtctgacaATGCCActccgctgtgccggtcggagttgGGTGTTTTAGGttttttgttacggaatttcttgattcggtcccCGCACTCAAAGCCCGTTATAAAAGCTACTAGTTGGgcagaggggatttcgggactagctcgagcgtgtcagattaagcttgcataggcttccgacatgtgtctagttatcatggtatagaaatcagatttctctgGTGGtgggtatatttttttattatattgaaatgtcgtcggatctgtcagattaagataggatgtttagtataccccaaagaagcttccatatataGTTCTGACGATTATTAGGCAAGCCTGTagggatatttaaaaaaaaaaaaaagcttcatattttcttaactaagcttcgcagatattttattttgctctaaactaaatgatttagtcctcgttgcaatgatattttacttatacagatatgttacgtccatactattttccggcttaaatctcttccgaacaattttcaaattcaaaattgcaaacattgacaaatttgacagataagtgaaacaaaagatacgaaaaaccatttacataaaagagacagttctatttttaaacgtccaatcgtatcgctgtctctttcttcgcctgagctatgacgaaaattcgattttttccagattgttcgacaaataattgaaaatgtaaatattcgaggtatttattgcaatcaagacatgtggtaagagattccatgtgttttgtttactttcgagtcataattggtacattttcaatacacgcacgacgtcattttcaatttatttaggtaagacaagacgcagcacgttcgtgactgcgctcgatgcagactaaataaacaacagacggcccaattgggccgtatttgaatcttcacaacgcgcgcgctagtaacatattatctgctttgagtttttcatcattgcctcgttgtcttaaatatatttataatttacctaaataagcaattttctgaatatattttctttttcaaaactttaaaatgcctGCATTTTTCGAACCCacctctaaaataaaaaaacgctcttattatttttttatcagctttacctaatgtacaaaacctactaggtctccatgacgctcgagtgactaaaaaaatagcaccctcccctcctctactatacgcaatagctacattttgtaatggcataatatttaaattccccctttaatttaacttaaaagtttTAGATTTGTTGTCCGCATGCCATTTATCTGGACTTAAGAATCTGGTGATTAGAGTTTGCTTTcgatttgttttaaataaactttgacacttttttaaatagatcaataagggagatcgcagacggcacactttttgccggcacacaaaaagtgtgccgtctgcgatctcccaaaTTATTGTCCTACTCCTAATATAGCTCATACATGGGAATAACACATAGGCCacaattttaatcgactttcaaaatgggggaggtgttatgttcgttttcttatgttcaacgattaatccgccgtttgttaaccgattttcaaaatttttcttttggtgtataggcaatcattccaatttggtaccatattcataaaagtagtgacttgatgaagggatccataagaaatcgagggaactcctcaaaatttatatggaaacatgtggtgactttggtATCGTGAGCAGTATTAAGCAtgtgctaccaacaagtaagattttgcaccgagatatacctggtataccgtggttcggaaggtgctgagagaattcctgattctttatagacacaagtttgggagtttcggcgttgttttaagaacggaaagcatatgctactatgcaaattacattcatcatcatcatcatcatcatcactaccataaaccattatagaaccatgtgtcgtcccgttttgaccctattattggtactcttcagtattttattattatatatcacTTAAAACGGGGGTAACACCGCGGagcacagctagtaatatataaaacattTCATGAATGCGTATAAAATCCCcgtttaatgaaatgcaacagTATAAATATAGTAATAGGCATAAAGCCGACAGTTATTCAGTGTCCTGTGAATAGGCACTTGAGATAAACCTGTACTGACGGCACTCTGTGAACACGATACTACGATACTTAGGAGATAAGGCTTAATCTAGGACTTTATTGCAATGACTAAGACCTAGATGAAAATACTAATTAGCTAGGTTACGGTTCCTGTTATGTACTAGATGTAGAACAGGTTACCTATAAAAATACTAgatatctaaaaatattataacatgcTAGATTATGCTCGCAACTCATTtgggcaaaaattcgtttatcaagcGGGTATGTACcctatactttgagtcctgcccctttagacaaagtatctttcgttaaaaacgatgacgaaactCGCCaccaaaatgtatgcggtttgacataagtcatcgctaaatgaaaTGTCAAATGAAATGTCGCTTTCAAAGACTACtgccaaatcccatacattttgacaacGAAcctcgtcatcgtttttaacgaaagggactttggctgcAGCCCCTTGTTTGGTATGGACCGAATTTCAGCACAATTTGTTCagtggcttgggcgtgaagatataATAGACAGACtgactttggcatttataatattagtatggatatttttacttttgtgaCAGGCTAGCTTACTTACGCGTAGATACATTCGTTTCATTTAAGAATCGGTCCCTTATACCTCGAATAAGCTGTTTCTGCCTGATACgatgtttaagttttaactTACTCGTATCATACAAAAAAGTATCATCATAGTACTCCGGCACATATAACATTATCACAGTAGGTGCGGCGTCATTGTTATCGTGAGATAAATCGTTGAGATGGAACGGACGTGTGTAGCCGGACGTGACGACGTGACGCCGACGCGACGCGGCGACATGACGAGATGTGACGAGATGCACGCGATATTACATCTGACGATATATTGTCTAATATGATCtatgatccatactaatattataaatgagaaagtgtgtctgtctgtctgtcttcacgctcaaaccgccgcgctgaaccgattttcctgaaatttggtatggataaactttgagtcccgggaaaggacataggattctttttatcccggaaaaatgtacggttcccacgcgataaacgaattttggtgcaacggagtaaTTGCGGTAGTTAGTCACTCGTCATCTACTTTTACATAAATATAGTATAGTACGAtacaaaacttcataatattaagggcctgtttcaccacttcctgatatagtgccggataggctatccacaacttatttgacagattctccatactttatctgtcaattAGTTAAGTTGTCGATAGTCTATCCGTCACaggtcacttatcaggaaactgtggtgaaacagggcttgtactgtaacaaacgtgaaatgacgttgttagagcaggacgcggcattctcagccgattgtttgagtctcaaaacggtttcgtagtaggcctacaggcaCTAAATATCGAAATTTGTATATTGTGTGAGTTGGTGGTTGTGACCTAGCCTAGGTTTGAGCAGATGCTGTCCACAATTTTATTCGTGCGTTAATTCACATACATTTAGTTGGAATTGATactatcctaattcctatgtgATATGTCCTGGTTGTTGTACTTCCTAGGGCGCAAACTTTCCCCATACCATGTTCCATTAAAATCAGTTTAACGTGTTAGCTGTGTCACataaactaacataatattatacacataaagtatcaatcatttgtatttatttagtttCTGAATCAACCAATACGTAATAATTTCATTCTTTCAGGGGCGTTGGAAGTGGCGGCTCTGAAGGAGGACGTGACTTCGTAATAGAGAGGGAAAGAGAAAGAGAACGGGAAAACGAGATAGAAAGACCGAGGAGACAAGtaagaaactttttttaatagaaaaaagtataatataaaaaactgaggtgtcaagggatggaacaaaattatttcttatgtactaAAAATCTGTATACACTCAacaataaggaacttcgttcaaaaaaaagaagaaaaaaagagagagagagaaacacgcgctaccgcacggcttacaagttacaattatagcaaaaagcacagacatagatcaagatagataccgcatgtctaGGAATAATTTGTAATACTGTGCGCATGTCCCACGAAGTACACAATATAACACAGTGGtaatgcggtatctatcttgatcgaTGTCTGTGGCACAaggtgtcgttacaactttctGGTTCTTaatttttccgtctagccccctttcgcaacgcgcgataaggaacttagTTCCAATAAATATTGCCgacataagtaataatattatgaataatattctTGACCTTCTGTAAATATGCTATGTAGTCTCGCAACATTGCTCTTTATTAGAACAATTTGATAAGCGATTACAAGTGAGGGGCACATTTGTCTATAAATTGGCCATGATCGGCGTCGATTGTTTCAGAATCACGGTGCCCATCATGGGTATCCAACATTAATGCGTCAACACATTATCAAACACGGATTACAGATTAGATGTAAAATATGACATTGATAATAATTGGCCTCTTATAGCATTTTATCTCCATATTATGATTCAGTTGCAATCAATTTATTAaagattgtgttttttgtaattatttgcaTACTGTGTGTTGTTTGTGCCAAGAATAGGTATGTAATTGTTGtcaaaaactttaatttaaataatataaagttaataatatgaatacaaATTCAAATAATGAGTAAACTGTAAAGCCCCTAGCCTAAAAACGTATAGGCCGATTCCGTTTCGTGAGATATCGCAGGCCAGCAATTCATGATTCCCGTTCGACACTTTCGGAAACTTGCCGTACGATCATTGGTCAATGCTGAGCGACGAGCGTTTATTGGATTtgatgaagtttccgaatccgagacGAATTACGCATTGTGAATCAGGGCCGAATGCCGATCGACGTCCGGGAGCCTTTATATGGGCCCCACTGGGATATTTATGGTTTTATCAAACTATTTTATTGGGTAATGCTCAATAATCACGTTCTAGAAAAAGGATTTGGTCATCGATACTGTTATCGCTATCGCACGATAAGCGGACAGATAAAATTCTTTCACTATTGTACCATAAATGTTTCGACATAAACAATATACTGTGGTGGTACCCACAAtccgcctaacattcctgcatcgcgctatcgaagtttcggagaacggcaagatatatacaacgtctgaaatgacgtcagtgggcttcggccgcctgaccgagtatgctatctctctcggtcggaagatcttcctttttggccgccactaacaacgttaaattggtgaccaccgacaagaacacgcatccttctggacatcaatcactATCAACACTCCTCGCCCCTCCGCActacgtcagcagacatcaagcataaccgggtcgcctcgaccataagccgcgttgggcgtccgcgccggtcgaacccgtgtctggcttgaacggggcagccataggctacaacgaccggtcagcaagcagagcacggggtccctctcctggtcattgcacgcgtagcttcggcccacacctgacaatacaagcgcatcgaagaataccacaggtcttcgggggggagtgatgtggcggtacccacaatccgcctaacattcctgcatcgcgctatcgaagtttcggagaacggcaagatatacatatacaacgtctgaaatgacgtcagtgggcttcggcctgaccgagtatgCTATCTCTAATGCTCTCGGTCGGAatatcttccttttcggccgcctctaacaacgttaaaatacTAAATGATTTTTTCAGCCAAAACACATTGTTGGACTTCAGACTTGGACTTGGGGTAGAATAGAATTAAAACACCATTATTACTTTGCAGAAACtttggttatgacttatgattaTTCATTAATAAACATAACAACTTCTAAAGTCGTTCCCACGTTCCTCTCACCAATATACATAAGTGTAAAACTAGGTTCACACGGCCGGATCCTGCACGATTTTTGTAATATATGTCTTAATATTTTACGCCAATTGTACTGCAACAGCCAACAacaacaaatcgtgcagtacaaccgacgtgtgaatggttcattgtatgcgccactatttattcgttaagacgtatactgcaaaaaaacgtgcaggaaacgtgcaggattgtgccatGTTAACCTAACCTTAATGTGccaacagtgccgtaaatagggcggtgccaccggtgcccaggcacagggcgtagactcgggggggcgcaagaatggccaccagacagatccttatttttcgaattgctcccgataagtttccgcggcgccccagagatgtttcccaatgtagtaaaaaaatatctacagccgaacatataacctcctcctatttggaagtcggttaaaaaacaaaggtgcaattatatagaagctcgcacagggcacaaaaaatgctatttacggcactgtgtgCCAATACTTCTCTGCCAATAATTTTTCTCGATCCATCTGATGGGTTGCAAATTATATTGGTCCCATAGTTTTCCAGAATATTTCACAAGTTTTCTTAGTAGAAAATTGGGAACAAAAATCTAGATTACGTCTACTAAAATTGTAGTCgtataaataatcattaaattttcGAATACCACATATTATAGCTCTGTATTCCTAGACTGTACCGGCAGTTTggatttaacccatcaagccccattaAAGGAtaccggtgaccgcgacaacaacagaataacaaaagatttccaagaatccccgatcgaaggattaataataataagataaaagtgttatgagttatgacactcTGGTATGTAAATAGTAGATAATCCAGGCGGGAAGGATTACGCGCGTCAGAGATAGCTGATAGCTCAGTAGTGACTCAGTAGCGGCCGAGTGCCAGTGCTAGCATGGCGCCTCTCTACCAGACATTCACGCGCAAGCAATGGGAGGCCGTACTTTTTGTAAGTGCACCTACTACAGTTGCCAGTGGTAGTGAAATCTAGAAACTAATGTAAACTAGCTcagccctactagacaagtggcgagcgattatcgtaaacgccaacaaagtgtatgcgatttgacataagtcatcgcttcgctagcaaatactaatgtcaaatcatGCATTGCATTTTGTTggtgtttacgataatcgcttgacacttgtctctaggTCCAGGGCCTAAAAAGCTAGAAACTTGGCGAATCGTGCCAGTTTgttacgctggttcttctcgccaTGTTAGTTCCCAAACCGCTGGTTAGCATCATGTAGACTATTCAAAAGTGTTAGTTTCAGACCAATTTGAAAAGAAAcgtttttcattttaattttttataagtagTTGACTTCCTGTATTTATAGCTGTGCTATCTAAGCGACGTAATCGAAAACTATTGATCGCGATAAAGTTATTGCTCAAACGCGGATAGTAATGTTATCGAGCAATAATATTGTCGCAGATCGAAGATATTATGTACGTCCATGTGTAATGTAATAATCTAGTTAAAGATTGTATGAAATCTTGTCAGGGTACAGTGTTTAAATCAATTAGgaagaattttttttcataatgctAATGCTAATAAGTCTAAGATTGGCAAAAATTAAACTTCCGTTTATTTTCAGCAAATGTCTGCACAGCTGGGCAGAGGCGAACGAGGAGGCTCCGGGGGTGAGAGGGACGACGCATCGTCCACCGGCTCCGAGCGACTGTACGAGCAGGACATAGCCATATTGAACAGATGTTTCGACGACATCGAGAAGTTCATAGCTCGTCTGCAGCACGCTGCAGCGGCATCCAGGGAATTGGAACGCCGAAGACGCTCCAGAGGAGGCAAAAGGAGCGCTGGAGCCGGAGAGGGAATGCTAGCACTCCGCACCAGACCACCGCCAGAGAGAGATTTCGTCGACGTCCTACAAAAGTTCAAGCTGTCTTTCAACTTGCTGGCGCGTCTCAGGGCACATATACACGACCCAAATGCACCAGAACTGGTCCATTTCCTCTTCACGCCGTTAGCTCTGATCGTGGATGCGGCGGGGGATGCTGCGGACGGAAGATTGCCATCTCGTGTGGTGCAGCCTCTTCTGACCAGGGATGCTCTGAATCTTTTGGCAAATTGCGTCACCAGCAAAGAAACTGAGCTGTGGCATTCTTTGGGAGACGCATGGCTTATACCcaggtaattttatttattttattcttggtTGGTTACGGCACATTAAAACATGGATATTTACTTGATGGATGGCACCAATATCATAATTTTTCAAGTGTATTGTCATGCATAAATCCTGACTCCATAATAGAGTGGTCATAGGAGACTTGCTACTATTAAAGCAATAGGGTTTTTGTTTATAACAGTTGCTATAATAATTCCTTATACTTACAGAGAACAGTGGAAAACAGTAATACCACCTTATCAACCCGTGTTCATGGACGGGTGGTCACCAGACTACCAGGTCGACGATCAACCTTTGAGGAGGTAAGACCACAATCattcacataattattattttgctatacaatcacttttttattttcacaaaCCTCATTACTTCTTCAGTCTACCTCAATTAATGTGCCAATATCACTTTGTGTCATGGTTTATGCGTCCAGTTCCATTTTTTATGCGTTGTGTGTGTTGTTCATCATCTACCACGTCACAGCTATGTGTATATGACCTTCTACTGTCAGTGTGTTTGTGTTCTCATGGTCTTCATCTTCATCTGTGTGTGTGGTCAGATCATCTCCCAGACGCGCGGAGCCGGTAAAGGATGTCCGGGAGGAAGACCGGGAGAGGGGGGAAAGATCTGATGCCTACGGCTATGACAGAGAGGAGGCGGATCTATATGGTGATCAGTACGCTCCGTATCCAAGGTAACGTGTTTGTGCCGCTTTTCGTCGTTTACGTGTTGTTTTAGTCATTGTCATCTTCACTTTTTTCCACTTCTTTCTtttgttataaatgaaaaatggcTCTTGAAATAGATCCAGAAGTTTCAGAGCCTCGTCAGTTTTATACAAACTAAGAAATTTGTACACAGGATTctttatattatgattaaaaaatgTTCTTTGTCCCTTTCAGGAACACGCGACCACTGACGCGGGAGGACTCTGGTACAGCGGCGTCCTCTCCTGACCGTGAGCCACCGTACCGTAGCGACAGAGATGAAGGTACACTTCTCATTTCTACTAATCTTTGCACCTTCAACAAAAACGACACAGAAATACTTCTGCTACCAATTGTCTTGCAGACATTTCCtctaatctttttttttgtcattcTTTAATTTCTGGACTTGACTTAGGACTGAGTTGTTAGTATTGATCAGAGTAAGGTTTCCGTAGTATGACAGATGACTAGATTTTTATGACTAACATTACCAATCCCCATACCCTCTAGATGCGTCCAAGATACTCTATAACAATGAAGACAGTGGTTCTCTTTTACTTGGAGACCACTGTCTTTGATCCACTTGGTTGGTTCAAGATGACCAAGTGAATGGATGATAAATAAGAAGTACGTAATTCCAG
This DNA window, taken from Aricia agestis chromosome 19, ilAriAges1.1, whole genome shotgun sequence, encodes the following:
- the LOC121736330 gene encoding epidermal growth factor receptor kinase substrate 8-like isoform X3, producing MSRAREQRALHDFDQLAGLRRSYALEHLATFTVTRETGIVYPADGMRRLLQLEKTNGIWSQKMQLCLEDQWVLVMDYETASVMERFPAAWVHSPTAFTSPEPAELYNNVLAFVVGDPDAGAPGARRELHIFQCHDVAAQTLVEELNALKGVGSGGSEGGRDFVIERERERERENEIERPRRQQMSAQLGRGERGGSGGERDDASSTGSERLYEQDIAILNRCFDDIEKFIARLQHAAAASRELERRRRSRGGKRSAGAGEGMLALRTRPPPERDFVDVLQKFKLSFNLLARLRAHIHDPNAPELVHFLFTPLALIVDAAGDAADGRLPSRVVQPLLTRDALNLLANCVTSKETELWHSLGDAWLIPREQWKTVIPPYQPVFMDGWSPDYQVDDQPLRRSSPRRAEPVKDVREEDRERGERSDAYGYDREEADLYGDQYAPYPRNTRPLTREDSGTAASSPDREPPYRSDRDEDDLGEAWARGVAARGGRVVRVTYPRTANNDKELTVVRGEYLEVLDDSRKWWKARNKRGVTAHVPHTIVAPAASPPPSPRQDPHLYPNPIYTHYQDGGRGSGGSSPTGAPGRGAGAGAAGGAGADWVRRERLGKKGEFRYF
- the LOC121736330 gene encoding epidermal growth factor receptor kinase substrate 8-like isoform X1; the encoded protein is MSRAREQRALHDFDQLAGLRRSYALEHLATFTVTRETGIVYPADGMRRLLQLEKTNGIWSQKMQLCLEDQWVLVMDYETASVMERFPAAWVHSPTAFTSPEPAELYNNVLAFVVGDPDAGAPGARRELHIFQCHDVAAQTLVEELNALKGVGSGGSEGGRDFVIERERERERENEIERPRRQQMSAQLGRGERGGSGGERDDASSTGSERLYEQDIAILNRCFDDIEKFIARLQHAAAASRELERRRRSRGGKRSAGAGEGMLALRTRPPPERDFVDVLQKFKLSFNLLARLRAHIHDPNAPELVHFLFTPLALIVDAAGDAADGRLPSRVVQPLLTRDALNLLANCVTSKETELWHSLGDAWLIPREQWKTVIPPYQPVFMDGWSPDYQVDDQPLRRSSPRRAEPVKDVREEDRERGERSDAYGYDREEADLYGDQYAPYPRNTRPLTREDSGTAASSPDREPPYRSDRDEDDLGEAWARGVAARGGRVVRVTYPRTANNDKELTVVRGEYLEVLDDSRKWWKARNKRGVTAHVPHTIVAPAASPPPSPRQDPHLYPNPIYTHYQDGGRGSGGSSPTGAPEEKPVPPPPPPPPPPMPVAPVPAPTKTDTMKSTKSVASTGTLHEELKAVLPQIQQRKLDIKKTPDIFIHQKSNPDEVVEWLEAKGFSSTAQKQLRVPGHQLFSLSRTQLERLLGQEEGKRLYSHVLVQRNVSGYKTTSASELQSILRKAREKVEVS
- the LOC121736330 gene encoding epidermal growth factor receptor kinase substrate 8-like isoform X2, coding for MSRAREQRALHDFDQLAGLRRSYALEHLATFTVTRETGIVYPADGMRRLLQLEKTNGIWSQKMQLCLEDQWVLVMDYETASVMERFPAAWVHSPTAFTSPEPAELYNNVLAFVVGDPDAGAPGARRELHIFQCHDVAAQTLVEELNALKGVGSGGSEGGRDFVIERERERERENEIERPRRQQMSAQLGRGERGGSGGERDDASSTGSERLYEQDIAILNRCFDDIEKFIARLQHAAAASRELERRRRSRGGKRSAGAGEGMLALRTRPPPERDFVDVLQKFKLSFNLLARLRAHIHDPNAPELVHFLFTPLALIVDAAGDAADGRLPSRVVQPLLTRDALNLLANCVTSKETELWHSLGDAWLIPREQWKTVIPPYQPVFMDGWSPDYQVDDQPLRRNTRPLTREDSGTAASSPDREPPYRSDRDEDDLGEAWARGVAARGGRVVRVTYPRTANNDKELTVVRGEYLEVLDDSRKWWKARNKRGVTAHVPHTIVAPAASPPPSPRQDPHLYPNPIYTHYQDGGRGSGGSSPTGAPEEKPVPPPPPPPPPPMPVAPVPAPTKTDTMKSTKSVASTGTLHEELKAVLPQIQQRKLDIKKTPDIFIHQKSNPDEVVEWLEAKGFSSTAQKQLRVPGHQLFSLSRTQLERLLGQEEGKRLYSHVLVQRNVSGYKTTSASELQSILRKAREKVEVS